The Candidatus Acidiferrales bacterium DNA window CGGATTTTGCCTGGGGTCGTCCCGCTCTGCGGGATGGCAGAGGAGCGTCATCGCGGCTGCGCCCTGGAGAAGCCGGGCGACGTCGATTCCCACAAGCGCCGCCGGCACCAGGCCCACCGGGCAAAGGATGGAATATCGCCCGCCCACGTTGGGCGGAATCTCAAAGCGTTCGTAGCCTTCCTGTTGGGCGAGCCGGAGGAGGTCGCCGCGTTCGGGGTCGGTGATCGCCACGATGCGCTCTTGGGAGCGTTTTCCCAGGGCGCTCGAGAGCCACTCGCGCACTACCAGGAATTGGGCCATGGTTTCGGCAGTGGCGCCGGACTTGGTGATGACGAGGACCAGCGTTTCCCTTGGCCGCAAGGAGGCGAGGGCAACCGCCATCGGCTGGGGATCTATGTTGTCAAGGACGATCAGCTCGGGACGGTCTTTCCGCCGGAGCGGCGGCGTGCCGTGGAGCGCGCGATCGAGCGCCAGGGGGCCCAACGCCGAACCGCCGATCCCGAGAAGGAGCACCTTCCGGTATCGGCCGCGCCAGCGGCGCGCGAACCTCTGCACCTTTGCGAGCGTGCTGCGATCCAGGGGAAGCCTGGCGAATCCCACCTCGCCGTCCCCCACGCGCTTGGCCAAAGCAGCCACGGCCGACCGCCCCCGGCCCAGCTCCGCGGCCAGCTCAGCCAGCGAGATGCCTTCGCTGCCCACGCGGTCGGCAAAGAGATTTTCAGGCCGATACTGAAGGAGTTTTTGCTTGCTCACCAGCCGGCTCATCGTCGGGAAGCTTCGGGAAGAACCGTCAAGATGGTTTGAGAAATGCGGTCGTGCCAGGTGAGCCGCTCTTCGTCCACCAGCGACCACACAAATCCGAGAAAAAGGGAACCGCCGGAAACCAGATAGCCAAAGCCTCTCCAGAGGAGCTGCCGCCGGGTGGCCGGTTCGCCCGCAAAATTGGAGGTGTCCAGCCCAACCCATCTCATACCCGGCGTGGCGC harbors:
- a CDS encoding glucose-6-phosphate isomerase, whose product is MSKQKLLQYRPENLFADRVGSEGISLAELAAELGRGRSAVAALAKRVGDGEVGFARLPLDRSTLAKVQRFARRWRGRYRKVLLLGIGGSALGPLALDRALHGTPPLRRKDRPELIVLDNIDPQPMAVALASLRPRETLVLVITKSGATAETMAQFLVVREWLSSALGKRSQERIVAITDPERGDLLRLAQQEGYERFEIPPNVGGRYSILCPVGLVPAALVGIDVARLLQGAAAMTLLCHPAERDDPRQNPALLAALHQYLLATRHGKTIQVIFAYASALWAMAFWHRQLWAESLGKRVDRSGKEIFAGQTPVAALGVTDQHSQLQLYVEGPRDKTITFWDVEQPGPRVPIPKTFSSYDSLGYLGGHTMGELFRAEKAATESALTAARRPNATITLPAVDAYSLGQLIQFLAFQTAYMGELWGIDAFDQPGVELAKRIIYGLMGRKGFEEYRARVKQG